A portion of the Candidatus Pristimantibacillus lignocellulolyticus genome contains these proteins:
- a CDS encoding polysaccharide deacetylase family protein — translation MMSLAEKLGYAKEDRLLIINGDDFGLNYSVNAAVQQLLVNGSISSATLMLPCAWAREAALWSASNQQYDVGVHFTFTSEWENYKWGPVTRHSDVSSLVTNEGYFYDNCRNFEQSATPSQVSIELSSQLEMALNLGVKPTHADSHMGSLYGLETGRHFLLETLDVCAYYGLPFRLPRYVNPLQQHVVSQEYIESIKLLADLADQKGVVILDYLVGLPFELGKGETVDSFTDTLKEFVNHLQPGVTELIIHPSKPSIELERFHREPQKRVIEWEVMQRPQWHQHLQDQGIKLIHWHELQQLQRNNSNRQYPF, via the coding sequence ATGATGAGTTTAGCTGAAAAGTTAGGTTATGCTAAGGAAGACCGTTTATTAATTATTAATGGTGATGATTTTGGATTGAATTATTCAGTAAATGCGGCAGTACAGCAATTACTAGTTAACGGTTCTATTAGTTCTGCTACATTAATGTTACCTTGTGCTTGGGCTAGAGAGGCTGCGCTCTGGAGTGCTTCAAACCAACAATATGATGTTGGTGTTCATTTCACATTTACAAGTGAGTGGGAAAACTACAAGTGGGGTCCAGTAACACGTCATAGTGATGTATCCTCGCTTGTTACCAATGAAGGATATTTTTATGATAATTGCCGTAATTTTGAACAAAGCGCCACACCAAGTCAGGTAAGTATAGAGTTGAGTAGCCAACTAGAAATGGCGTTGAATTTGGGTGTAAAGCCTACGCATGCAGATAGTCACATGGGAAGCCTTTACGGCCTGGAGACGGGTAGACATTTCCTACTTGAAACTTTAGATGTATGCGCTTACTACGGATTACCATTCCGATTACCTCGTTATGTTAATCCACTACAACAACATGTTGTCAGTCAAGAGTATATCGAATCGATTAAACTGCTTGCTGATCTTGCTGATCAAAAGGGTGTAGTTATTTTAGATTATTTAGTTGGATTGCCGTTTGAATTAGGCAAGGGTGAGACGGTGGATAGTTTTACTGACACGTTAAAGGAGTTTGTCAATCATCTACAACCAGGTGTTACGGAATTAATCATTCATCCAAGTAAACCTTCAATTGAACTAGAAAGGTTTCATAGAGAACCACAGAAAAGAGTAATAGAGTGGGAAGTGATGCAAAGACCTCAGTGGCATCAACATTTGCAAGATCAAGGGATAAAACTTATTCATTGGCACGAACTACAACAGTTACAACGTAATAACAGTAATAG
- a CDS encoding alpha/beta fold hydrolase has product MKNLIKVLNPTSSRKYLICIPYAGGNSIAFKPIQLKLGGDWQVISLDPPGHGSNADPLINNLEMLVQLYIERLRSYFQYPYVLFGHSMGGIIAHRMAQVLELEGMPPAAVIVSGSVAPDRYNKHTIYRDDESLLAHVTSFGGIPDELLQYSPFMDYYLPVIRADYEALRTYVCPSDYRLISPLYVFYGTEDHIFTNEDTTAWLKWARQMECVAFTGGHLFLVDQIDELTARISAILNDVITI; this is encoded by the coding sequence ATGAAAAATTTAATTAAGGTATTAAATCCTACTAGCAGCAGAAAGTATTTGATCTGTATCCCCTACGCAGGTGGAAACTCAATTGCTTTCAAACCCATTCAATTGAAGCTTGGCGGTGATTGGCAGGTCATTTCACTAGATCCACCGGGACATGGATCTAATGCAGATCCACTTATTAATAATCTTGAGATGCTTGTGCAGCTATATATAGAACGACTTCGTTCTTATTTTCAATATCCATATGTTCTATTTGGACATAGTATGGGTGGTATAATTGCACACCGGATGGCACAGGTGCTTGAATTGGAGGGAATGCCTCCGGCAGCTGTCATCGTATCGGGTAGTGTTGCTCCAGACCGTTATAATAAACATACTATATACCGGGACGATGAATCATTGTTAGCTCATGTGACTTCGTTTGGTGGTATACCAGATGAATTACTTCAGTATAGTCCTTTTATGGATTACTATTTACCAGTTATTCGAGCGGATTACGAGGCATTAAGGACCTATGTGTGCCCAAGCGATTACCGGTTAATATCACCGCTGTATGTATTTTATGGGACGGAGGATCACATTTTCACGAATGAAGACACGACTGCTTGGTTAAAGTGGGCCCGGCAGATGGAATGTGTTGCATTTACTGGAGGGCATCTATTTCTAGTTGATCAAATTGACGAGCTAACAGCAAGGATTAGCGCAATTTTAAATGATGTGATAACTATTTAG
- a CDS encoding APC family permease — protein sequence MIELVSMIAMLAIGMMMIIGICIYVQKRIRAQNYVSSSLYGDDIQLFHDKHDLHRFGIGQFLKRHYGEVGSFSLSFNTLGVLATSLLLFAPLVKNGGLELVLILFPIIGIVFILLSALLAQLVSSQPTAGGLYHVVFRQSGSMLASVIGILKLIAQVGLIIWYSLGCTYFLAILLASHNTWLQHEVGFYSTAAMIVFLQVLANSIKSSYIRSLQIMGLLLQLLGVLALISCVVMTMFSNSYSAIYIFVSQHNASSLYLNEGSATFAQVGLLIALMSKWFVGTEEASSGAEETLEPRIRTPWSIFLSSSYTYIIGFIVLLVLSNLVMNYSTDGSISNIEQWLSYLVTQSKGWGDILIVIAVLACWHNGQSSLTHTSRTILAMARDRMLPFSNKLGIVSFNRQVPHIAVAVAGLIAILSIIVLSTLNVSTILVTIAMVVVVCYGSLYVLTLYFLRDKKIDSLWQLGEWTNYVRWILIFALLVIVAAASYYVNPVVLIGIGLLVVLGLIYTYINIGMVKLTMNNSQLAKGTIELEGKIPLH from the coding sequence ATGATTGAACTTGTAAGTATGATCGCAATGTTAGCGATTGGTATGATGATGATTATTGGGATTTGTATATATGTTCAGAAACGAATTAGAGCACAAAATTATGTTAGTTCATCGTTGTATGGTGACGACATTCAACTTTTTCATGACAAGCATGATTTACATCGTTTTGGCATTGGGCAATTTCTAAAACGGCATTATGGTGAGGTTGGTTCATTTAGTTTATCGTTTAATACACTCGGGGTACTGGCAACGTCATTGTTGTTATTTGCGCCGTTAGTGAAGAATGGGGGACTAGAGCTTGTACTGATACTGTTTCCTATCATAGGGATAGTGTTTATCCTTTTATCTGCTTTGCTTGCCCAGTTAGTATCGTCGCAACCTACAGCGGGTGGATTGTATCATGTTGTGTTTCGGCAATCCGGATCTATGTTAGCAAGTGTTATAGGTATACTTAAATTGATTGCACAAGTCGGGCTCATCATATGGTATAGCTTAGGATGCACATATTTTCTAGCTATATTACTAGCATCACATAATACTTGGTTACAGCATGAAGTAGGCTTCTATAGCACTGCTGCAATGATTGTATTCCTACAAGTTCTCGCTAATAGTATAAAAAGCTCCTACATAAGATCATTGCAAATCATGGGACTATTATTACAACTTTTAGGGGTACTAGCATTGATTAGTTGTGTCGTCATGACGATGTTTTCGAATAGTTATTCAGCTATCTACATCTTTGTATCGCAACATAATGCTTCATCTCTATATCTCAATGAGGGTTCAGCTACATTTGCACAAGTAGGTCTTCTAATAGCATTAATGAGTAAATGGTTTGTAGGGACTGAAGAAGCTTCAAGCGGGGCAGAAGAAACATTAGAACCACGTATTAGAACACCGTGGTCTATATTCCTTTCTAGTAGCTATACGTATATCATAGGATTCATTGTATTACTAGTCTTATCGAATCTCGTTATGAACTACAGCACGGATGGAAGTATTAGTAATATTGAACAATGGCTAAGTTATCTTGTTACGCAGTCGAAAGGATGGGGTGACATCCTTATCGTCATTGCTGTGCTAGCTTGTTGGCACAATGGTCAAAGTAGTTTAACCCATACTTCGAGAACGATATTAGCTATGGCTAGAGATCGTATGCTTCCATTTTCAAATAAACTAGGTATAGTCTCATTCAATCGTCAAGTACCACATATTGCAGTTGCTGTAGCGGGGCTTATCGCTATATTATCAATAATCGTGTTAAGCACACTAAATGTTAGCACGATACTAGTAACGATCGCGATGGTTGTTGTCGTATGCTATGGCAGTCTATATGTACTTACACTTTACTTCTTACGAGATAAGAAGATAGATTCACTTTGGCAGCTAGGGGAATGGACGAACTATGTACGATGGATACTAATATTCGCTTTGTTAGTCATTGTAGCAGCAGCAAGTTATTATGTGAATCCAGTTGTATTAATAGGAATTGGACTTTTAGTCGTACTGGGACTAATCTATACTTACATCAACATTGGTATGGTGAAGTTGACGATGAATAATAGTCAGTTGGCGAAGGGTACGATCGAGCTAGAAGGAAAAATACCTCTCCACTGA
- a CDS encoding phosphotransferase translates to MEQQEQSSPSLETQLINEALTFYSCLEQPTILVGHSGMNNTTRIVRDGNKQYNLRIYNNHQDKSKLQFEHEVLQLLQLQSPLHIMSPIPVMNRFDSTITELSNGKLVAMFHYIEGDRPSIDRVEHIAWLATATAKLSKALASLSIDTIPAYSPYYEIATNYEPLDEDRIDKVCSTTDTLSQLKPQLLRIMQERSWLESMAPQFTALPQQWIHGDINCSNALCLNDQVVAILDFEFVTRDVRAMELAVLLAELIKPNTDNLNYKIQVMKNAFIKELPLQEEELSLLEHLVKLRVVDVAMHFIGRYEDRLDDEQVLTNIINNADYAITYLKSFHV, encoded by the coding sequence ATGGAGCAACAGGAACAATCTTCACCTAGCCTCGAGACACAATTGATAAACGAGGCATTGACGTTCTATAGCTGTCTTGAGCAGCCGACCATATTAGTCGGACATAGCGGTATGAATAATACTACTCGTATTGTTCGGGATGGTAATAAGCAATATAACTTACGCATTTACAATAATCATCAAGATAAAAGCAAATTGCAATTCGAGCATGAGGTTTTGCAGCTATTACAGTTACAATCGCCTTTACACATTATGTCTCCAATTCCGGTAATGAATCGATTTGATAGTACAATAACTGAATTATCTAATGGTAAATTAGTTGCGATGTTTCATTATATTGAAGGTGATAGACCTTCAATTGATCGTGTAGAGCATATTGCATGGCTTGCTACTGCCACTGCAAAATTGAGTAAAGCACTGGCATCTTTATCAATCGATACGATACCTGCTTACTCTCCTTATTATGAGATTGCAACTAATTACGAACCACTAGATGAAGATAGAATAGATAAGGTATGTTCAACTACGGACACTTTATCTCAATTAAAGCCACAATTGCTTCGTATTATGCAAGAGAGATCATGGTTAGAATCTATGGCTCCGCAATTTACAGCACTACCTCAACAGTGGATACATGGTGATATTAATTGTAGTAATGCATTATGCCTTAATGACCAAGTGGTAGCTATATTAGATTTTGAATTTGTTACAAGAGACGTTAGAGCGATGGAATTAGCTGTACTACTAGCGGAGCTTATCAAGCCTAATACCGATAATTTGAATTATAAAATACAAGTAATGAAAAATGCATTTATTAAAGAACTGCCTTTACAAGAAGAAGAGTTGAGTCTTCTTGAGCATCTAGTGAAACTTAGAGTAGTAGACGTAGCTATGCATTTCATTGGACGTTATGAAGATAGATTAGATGATGAACAAGTACTTACAAATATTATCAACAATGCAGATTACGCAATTACATATCTTAAGTCGTTTCACGTATAA